Proteins found in one Fusarium keratoplasticum isolate Fu6.1 chromosome 12, whole genome shotgun sequence genomic segment:
- a CDS encoding N-acetyltransferase domain-containing protein: MTFRLLEVDLANDFDQVIECQWASYEKPYQPFFRLFCPLLGDGPSAREESLRESTARQLVWHNTDSTSYWGKVVDDDGTIVGACLWKIYPTNPFEDYNAHEDADWHPEGERREYVSKCLEQFDLPRSKMGARPQVYLNILYTHPDYRRQGVADLILNWGKKKADEMGVEMWLDATELGVPVYKKHGFTVVNVNRLQPTKAEPGEEWREIENELQPMTFWQMWRPAGGDYVEGKSVKPWETDSWQSDSTEE, from the exons ATGACTTTCAGGCTGCTTGAAGTTGATCTTGCCAACGACTTTGACCAAGTCATTGAGTGCCAATGGGCCTCGTACGAGAAACCCTATCAACCCTTCTTCCGTCTCTTTTGCCCCCTTCTCGGTGACGGACCTTCTGCGAGAGAGGAGTCACTGAGGGAATCCACAGCCCGCCAGCTGGTATGGCACAACACTGATTCAACAAGCTACTGGGGCAAGGTtgtggatgacgatggcaccATTGTTGGTGCTTGTCTTTGGAAGATATACCCAACCAACCCCTTTGAAGACTATAACGCCCATGAAGATGCCGACTGGCACCCTGaaggggagaggagagagtaTGTCAGCAAATGCCTAGAGCAATTTGACCTACCGAGAAGTAAGATGGGGGCGCGGCCACAAGTTT ATCTCAACATCCTCTACACGCATCCAGACTATCGCCGTCAAGGCGTCGCCGACCTGATCCTCAACTGGGGCAAGAAAAAGGCCGACGAGATGGGCGTCGAGATGTGGCTAGACGCGACCGAGCTCGGCGTGCCCGTTTATAAGAAGCACGGCTTCACGGTTGTCAACGTCAACCGGTTGCAGCCCACCAAGGCGGAACCTGGCGAGGAGTGGAGGGAGATTGAGAACGAGCTACAGCCCATGACCTTTTGGCAGATGTGGAGGCCTGCTGGTGGTGATTACGTGGAGGGTAAGTCTGTGAAGCCTTGGGAGACTGACTCCTGGCAGAGTGATAGCACTGAGGAGTAG
- a CDS encoding PNP-UDP-1 domain-containing protein, which yields MSRCKFRPEDYTVGWVCALPIELAAAQEVLDEEHQGLSHQDSNDANSYTLGRIGKHNVVIACLPAGQTGTNPAAVVAARMKSTFTSIRFGLMVGIGGGVPSDKADIRLGDVVISQPEKRHGGVVQYDMGKTMPRRCERTGSLNSPPEILLNALSKLKTNRIRGMSNLANHLSTLSRSPVFTSESAGPDILFESTYEHLGGDTCERCDRDRQVNRNSRGNQEIAVHYGTIASGNQVMRDGQSRDWVSQELGGVLCFEMEAAGLMNSFPCLVVRGICDYADSHKSKTWQPYASVTAAACAKEILLIIPEDAVAETRRVPGAILSV from the coding sequence ATGAGTCGATGCAAGTTCCGCCCAGAGGACTACACAGTGGGATGGGTTTGTGCCCTCCCAATCGAACTCGCCGCAGCACAGGAGGTGCTGGATGAGGAGCACCAGGGCTTATCTCACCAGGATTCCAATGACGCCAATTCGTATACTCTTGGCCGTATTGGTAAGCACAATGTCGTTATTGCGTGCCTCCCAGCAGGTCAGACAGGAACCAACCCTGCCGCTGTCGTCGCCGCCCGGATGAAGTCGACATTTACATCGATCCGGTTCGGCCTGATGGTGGGAATCGGAGGCGGTGTCCCAAGCGACAAAGCAGACATCCGGCTCGGGGATGTTGTGATCAGTCAACCAGAAAAGCGACATGGAGGAGTGGTTCAATATGATATGGGAAAGACTATGCCACGCAGATGTGAACGAACTGGTTCACTTAATTCGCCACCGGAAATCTTGCTAAACGCACTCTCCAAGTTAAAGACAAACCGCATCCGAGGCATGAGCAATCTTGCAAACCACTTATCCACGCTTAGCCGTTCGCCAGTGTTCACATCCGAGAGTGCAGGACCCGATATCCTGTTTGAGTCGACCTACGAACACCTTGGCGGGGATACATGTGAAAGATGCGATAGAGACAGACAGGTCAATCGGAACTCCCGTGGCAATCAAGAGATTGCTGTTCACTACGGCACAATCGCCTCCGGGAATCAAGTTATGAGAGACGGCCAGTCGAGGGACTGGGTTAGCCAGGAGCTTGGTGGAGTGCTCTGCTTCGAGATGGAAGCAGCAGGCCTGATGAACAGTTTCCCATGTCTTGTTGTCCGAGGTATCTGTGACTATGCAGACTCTCATAAGAGCAAGACGTGGCAGCCTTATGCATCAGTGACTGCAGCTGCATGTGCCAAGGAGATCCTGTTGATCATCCCAGAAGACGCAGTGGCCGAAACACGCAGAGTCCCTGGAGCGATTTTGTCTGTATGA